The Candidatus Oleimmundimicrobium sp. DNA segment GCAATACTTCTGCTCATTTTAACTCTGCCAATTTCATTGTTAATTTGTCTGGCGATAAAACTGGAAGGTCTTTTCGTGCCAAAAAACCGAGGGCCAATTTTTCACTGGGAAGAGAGGGTGAGTCAGGATAAGCCCTTTAATCTATACAAATTTCGAATTCTTAAATTAGGCGCCGG contains these protein-coding regions:
- a CDS encoding sugar transferase, giving the protein MEENDYIRLPLIKIVFDKILAILLLILTLPISLLICLAIKLEGLFVPKNRGPIFHWEERVSQDKPFNLYKFRILKLGAG